TGCCGCTCGCGTCGAACAGCCGGATCCCGGGGCTGCCGACGATGCGGCACGACGAGCTGCTGTGGTTCTTGACGCCGTACGTCCAGCCGGCGGGCATGCCGTGCGTCTTTCCGACCTCGCGCAGCGCGAGATCGGACGCCGTGCACGAGCGCGGCGGAAGGGGTGCCGGGCTGGCCGGCCCCGGCTGCGGACTCGGCGTCGTCGTGGCGGCCGGCGAGGAGGCGACCGGCGCCGGGGTCTCGACCAGGACCGGCGGCGCGGTTTGCGCGCCTGCCGGTCCCGCGAGGGCGCACAGGACGGCCGCGGCAGCAAGCGATGCAAGTAGACTCGGCGTGCGGCGGAGCATGCCCTTGGAACGCGAGACAGGGCCGTCCCGTCACCGCTCGAACCTAGGAGGAAAGCCACGGCGCCGAGCACGGCGC
The Candidatus Eremiobacterota bacterium genome window above contains:
- a CDS encoding DUF4232 domain-containing protein — translated: MLRRTPSLLASLAAAAVLCALAGPAGAQTAPPVLVETPAPVASSPAATTTPSPQPGPASPAPLPPRSCTASDLALREVGKTHGMPAGWTYGVKNHSSSSCRIVGSPGIRLFDASGKELPLKFAPRTMMAMLLTLPPGGEASFTVSYGPQNTTNTATDCKRAARIEIFVPDLQSPLSAKSTMPACTGRLVHVSNLRLGVADATVPTPASIVS